In Polaribacter sp. L3A8, a genomic segment contains:
- the rffA gene encoding dTDP-4-amino-4,6-dideoxygalactose transaminase, whose protein sequence is MEVNTVIPFNKPYLTGNETKYIEQAVASGKISGNGIFTQKCQHFFQERYGIQKALLTTSCTDALEMCAILLNIKEGDEVIMPSYTFVSTANAFVLRGAKIVFADSRADQPNIDENTLEDLITSKTKAIVVVHYAGVACEMDTIMALAKKYGIYVVEDAAQAIESFYKGKALGSIGHLSAFSFHETKNVISGEGGLLGINDEQFIERAEIIWEKGTNRSAFFRGEIDKYGWVDVGSSFLPSEIIAAFLWAQLENLEDIQNRRKEIWNTYYQFFKEEEKVSLPMVPHYATNNAHMFYVLLASLKKRNEFISGYKERAINPVFHYVSLHSSPYFKDKHDGRELPNCDRYADTLVRMPLFYELDQKCVLNINSDSLK, encoded by the coding sequence ATGGAGGTAAATACTGTAATTCCATTTAACAAGCCTTATTTAACAGGAAACGAAACAAAATACATTGAACAAGCGGTTGCTTCTGGTAAAATTTCGGGTAATGGAATTTTTACGCAAAAATGTCAACATTTTTTTCAAGAACGTTACGGTATTCAAAAAGCTTTATTAACAACTTCTTGCACAGATGCTTTAGAAATGTGTGCCATCCTTTTAAATATAAAAGAAGGAGATGAAGTTATTATGCCTTCTTACACATTTGTATCTACAGCAAACGCTTTTGTGTTAAGAGGCGCTAAAATTGTGTTTGCAGATTCTAGAGCAGATCAACCAAATATTGATGAAAATACATTAGAAGATTTAATAACATCAAAAACAAAAGCAATTGTTGTAGTACATTATGCAGGCGTGGCTTGCGAAATGGATACAATTATGGCATTGGCTAAAAAATATGGAATTTACGTTGTAGAAGATGCAGCCCAAGCGATAGAATCTTTTTACAAAGGAAAAGCATTAGGAAGTATTGGTCATTTGTCGGCATTTTCTTTTCACGAAACAAAAAACGTAATTAGTGGAGAAGGAGGTTTGTTAGGTATTAATGATGAACAATTTATAGAAAGAGCAGAAATTATTTGGGAAAAAGGAACCAATCGTTCTGCTTTCTTTAGAGGAGAAATAGATAAATATGGATGGGTAGATGTGGGGTCTTCTTTTCTACCATCAGAAATCATTGCGGCTTTCTTATGGGCGCAATTAGAAAATTTAGAAGATATTCAGAATAGAAGAAAAGAAATTTGGAATACATATTATCAATTTTTTAAAGAAGAGGAAAAGGTGTCATTACCAATGGTGCCCCACTATGCAACAAATAATGCACACATGTTTTATGTGCTTTTAGCATCTTTAAAAAAGAGAAATGAGTTTATTTCTGGGTATAAAGAAAGAGCAATAAATCCTGTTTTTCATTATGTAAGCTTGCATTCTAGCCCTTATTTTAAAGATAAGCATGATGGCAGAGAATTACCTAATTGCGATAGATATGCAGATACTTTGGTAAGAATGCCTTTGTTTTATGAGTTGGACCAAAAATGTGTTTTAAACATTAATTCTGATAGTTTAAAATAG